A section of the Acidiferrobacteraceae bacterium genome encodes:
- a CDS encoding GNAT family N-acyltransferase, with amino-acid sequence MKTVDRTRNSIYSGKPFKRYEVRVTENAQEILEAQRLRYEIFALEMGAKLESDHLGLDRDRFDHFVKHLIVRDTYQRKIIGYTRILTRDMANIVGGFYSSHEFDLTRIMSLHGNIIEIGRTCIHRDHRRGSTIAMLWSGIARVMETYRADYLIGCASIPMGENGHIPQVVLGELDQGHLASEMYRVYPKTPVPFKRDLKPTITNVEIPPLIKGYLRAGAKICGEPCWDPDFNVADVFICLDRERIDK; translated from the coding sequence ATGAAAACAGTGGATAGGACAAGAAATTCGATATACAGCGGTAAACCATTCAAGCGTTACGAAGTTCGCGTAACGGAAAACGCCCAGGAAATTCTTGAAGCGCAACGACTGCGCTACGAGATTTTCGCACTTGAAATGGGAGCAAAACTGGAATCGGACCACCTGGGACTCGACCGTGATCGTTTCGATCATTTCGTGAAGCATCTGATTGTTCGTGACACGTACCAGAGAAAGATCATTGGCTATACGCGAATCCTGACGCGGGACATGGCCAATATCGTTGGTGGTTTTTATTCGAGCCACGAATTTGACCTGACTCGGATCATGTCCCTTCACGGAAATATTATCGAGATCGGGCGTACGTGTATCCACCGGGATCATCGCCGGGGCAGCACCATAGCAATGCTGTGGAGCGGGATCGCCCGGGTGATGGAAACCTATCGTGCCGACTACCTGATTGGCTGCGCCAGTATCCCGATGGGTGAAAACGGGCATATTCCGCAGGTGGTGCTGGGTGAATTGGACCAGGGTCACCTGGCCTCCGAAATGTACCGGGTGTATCCGAAAACGCCGGTTCCATTCAAGCGCGACCTTAAGCCGACTATCACCAACGTCGAGATACCTCCACTTATCAAGGGATACCTTCGGGCCGGCGCGAAAATCTGCGGCGAACCCTGTTGGGATCCGGACTTCAACGTCGCCGACGTATTTATTTGCCTCGATCGTGAACGCATCGACAAGC